From the genome of Desulfovibrio sp. JY:
TGCAAGACGGCCATCAAGGCCGGGACCAAACTTGCCGACGACGAGGCCGTGGCCCTGCTCGCCCAGTGGTCCAAAACACCGGAGCGGGACTATTGCCCCCACGGTCGGCCGGTCACCGTGCGCTTCGGCCACCGCGAGATGGAAAAGATGTTCAAACGCGGCAAATAATGAGAGGAAAGGCCCCGGGGGAGGGAACCCTTTTTTGTAAAAAAGGGTTCCCTCCCCCGGACCCCCACCCTCCCCAAAAACTTTTCAAGGGGCAGGTGTGGCTACCATCCCCCTTTTAAAAGTTTTTGAAGGGGGTCCAGGGGGAAACTTTTTTCAAAAAGTTTCCCCCTGGCCGCCGGAGGCAACAAAAAAGGAGCGACCATGCTTGCCATTTTGGACTATAAGGCCGGCAACCAGACCAGTGTGCGCCGCGCGCTGGATCACCTGGGCATCCCCTGCCGCATCACCGCCGATCCTTCGGTCATAGCCGATGCGGCGGGCATCATCTTCCCGGGTGTGGGCGCGGCCGGCCAGGCCATGCACGAGCTGACCTCGACGGGCCTGGACAAGCTTTTGGCCGAACAGGTGGCCGCCGGCAAACCGCTGCTCGGCATCTGCGTGGGCTGTCAGATCCTGCTCGACTACAGCCCGGAAAACGACACCAAGGCGCTTGGCATCGTGCCCGGCGCATGCGCCATGTTCAGCCCGTCGCTCACCGACGAGAACGGGCTGCCCATCCGCATTCCGCACATGGGCTGGAACAAGGTGGCGCTTTCCCGGCCCTGCGAGCTCTTCGACGGCATCGACCGGGAATCGGAATTCTACTTCGTGCACAGCTATTATCCCGTGCCGGAAGCCGGGTACGTCATCGGCGTCACGGAATACGGTCTGCCCTTCTGCTCGGTGCACGGCCGGAAAGGCCTTTGGGCGGTGCAGTTTCACCCGGAAAAAAGCGGCCGTCCGGGACTCCATCTGCTGCGCAATTTCGCCGCCTACTGCCAGGAGGCCTAACCCATGCTCTCCAAACGCGTCATTCCCTGCCTCGACGTTCGCGACGGCAAGCTCACCAAGGGCATCAAGTTCAAAGGCAACGTGGACATCGGCGACCCGGTGGAAACCGCCCGCCTCTACTACGAGGCCGGGGCCGACGAACTGGTTTTCTACGACATCACGGCCTCGAGCGAAGGCCGGGGCATCATGCTCGACGTCGTGAACAAGGTGGCCAGCCAGATCTTCATCCCCTTCTCCGTGGGCGGCGGCATCTCCACGGTGGAGGACATGCGCGCGGTGCTCCTGGCCGGCGCGGAAAAAATCTCGGTCAACTCGGCGGCGGTCAAAAACCCCGACATCATCAGCCAGGGCGCGGCCGCCTTCGGCTCCCAATGCGTGGTGGTCGGCATGGACGTCAAACAGGTGCCGGTCTCCGAAAAAATCCCCTCGGGCTACGAAATCGTCATCCACGGCGGCCGCAAGCCCATGGGGCTCGACGCCATCGCCTGGGCAAAAAAAGTGGAAGCCCTCGGGGCAGGCGAAATCTGCTGCAACTCCATCGATGCCGACGGCGCCAAGACCGGCTACGAACTGAACCTCACCCGCCTTATCGCCGAAGCCGTCACCATCCCGGTCATCGCCTCCGGCGGCGCGGGCAACCCCGACCACATGGCCGACGCCGTGACCAAAGGCAAAGCCACCGCCGCACTCATCGCCTCCATCGTCCACTACGGCGAATACACGATCAAGGAATGCAAGGACCGCATGGCCGCCCGCGGCGTGAAAGTCCGGCAGGTGTGGTAGGACAAGTATAAGGGGAAAAGACGGCGGCCAGGGGCAAAGCCCCTGGCCGCCGGAAGCACGCTCAGTCGACGGGATACGGACGGCCGGCGGGCCAGTCGGGCGAGACGTAGGTCCCGGACTTGCCGCCGGATTTGAAAAGCAGCTTGATTTCGCCGAGCACGATGTCCTTCTGCACGGCCTTGCACATGTCGTAGATGGTCAGCGCCGCCACGGATGCGGCGGTGAGCGCTTCCATCTCCACGCCTGTTTCGGCCGTGGTGGAGGCTTCGGCCTCGATGCGCACGATGCAGGCGGCCGCGTCCACGGTGAAGCGGACGTCGGCAAAGGCCAGGGGCAGCGGATGGCACAGGGGAATGAGGTCGGCGGTACGCTTGGCGGCCAGGATGCCGGCGATCTTGGCCGTGGCCAGGGCGTCACCCTTGGGCAGAGCGGCCTCGGAAAGCAGATGCATGGTTTCGGGGGAAAGGCGGACCTCGCCGCCGGCGATGGCCAGGCGACGGGTCTTGGACTTGGCCCCGACATCCACCATGCGGGTGCGGCCTTCGGCGTCGATATGGGTGAAGCCTTCGCTCATGGGCAAGCCTGGTTCAATCCTCGAAAAAATGTTTTCGTCAAAAATACCGGCGTATTTTCAACGCGACGCGCTTCTAGTCGAACTTGGGGACCTTGACCTTGTAGTCGATGCGCTTGGCTGCCGTAGCGTCCGCCTTGGCCTTGTCCTTGTCGCCGAGCCTGGCGTAGAGCATGGCCCGGTTCCCGTAGGCTTCGGCCATTTTGGGGTCGATCTCGATGGCCTTGGAGTAATCGGCCAGGGCCTGATCGGTCTCGTTTTTGGCCTCGTGGCACATGCCGCGCAGGTTGTAGACGCTGGCCAGATTCTGCGTATCCACGGACTGACTCGAACCGCCGGCGTCGATGATGTGGCTGAAGGCCACAATCGCCTCGTCCATGTGCCCGGCCCGGGCTGCGGTCACGCCGTCACGATAGTCCTCGGTGGGACCGGCCAGGGCCGTACCGCCCAAAAGCAAGGCGCCGACAAGGGCCAGCGGCAAAAACCGGGAGAGGAATCTACCCATTGTCAGTTCCCCATGGCCTCCTTGGCCTTTTTGAAGAAATCCTTGACCTTTTTCATAGGCTTTTGCTCGTCGAGCTTCTCGAATTCGCGCAAAAGTTCTTCCTGTTTCTTGGTCAGGCTCTTCGGGGTAACGACGGTCACCTCGACGAGCAGGTCGCCCTTACGGCTGGTGCCGGGCACGGGCAGTCCCAGCCCGCGCATGGAAAAGACCTCGCCGCTCTGAGTGCCTTTGGGGATGTCCATGGTCTCGTTGCCGTCAAGGGTCGGCACCTCGATCTTGTGGCCAAGCGCGGCCTGGACGAAGCTGATTTCGGTGCGCAACACCAGATTCTGGCCTTCGCGCTCGAAAATCTTGTCCGGCTCGACGTGCAGGATGACGTACAGGTCGCCCGGAGGCCCCCCGTGCATGCCCAATTCGCCCTCGCCGCGAAGGCGCAGCCGGCTGCCGTCGTCCACGCCCGCCGGCACGCGCACCTTGAGCTCCCGGACTTCCCGTGTGTATCCCTTGCCCTTGCACTGCCGGCACGGCGAGGTAATCACCTTGCCCTCGCCCCGACAGATCGGGCAGGTCACGGCGATGCGGAAAAAGCCCTGGCTCTGGACCACCTGTCCCGTGCCGCCGCACTGCTTGCAGGTCTCGGCCGAGGTGCCGGGTTCGGCGCCGGTGCCGCTGCAGGTCTGGCATTCGACGTTTTTGGGGATTTTGAGGGTGACTTCGGAGCCCTTGGCAGCATCGCGGAAGGTCACGGTCAGGTCATAGCGCAGGTCGTTGCCGGCCTGGGGTCTGGGGCCGCGCGCGGAACGGCCGCCCCCGAACCCGAAGAACTCTCCGAAGATGTCGGAAAAGGCGCTGAAGACATCGTCGGTCGAGCCGAAACCGCCAAACCCGTTGCCGCCGAGCCCTTCTTGGCCGAAGCGGTCGTAACGGGCCCTGGTTTCGGCGTTGCGCAACACCTCGTAGGCCTCGGCCGCTTCCTTGAACTTGGACTCGGCCTCGGGATCGTCGGGGTTGCGGTCGGGGTGGAACTTGAAGGCCATCTGACGATAGGCCTTCTTGATGCTCTCATCATCGGCGTCGCGTTCAACGCCTAGCACTTCGTAATAATCCCGGGGCATTGTTTCCAGCTATTCGGTTTCAGGCAGCGTCACGCCGGCCTCATGGATGGGTTCGGCCGGCAACACCTCTCCGGCGGCAATCTCCCGAAGGGCGGTGACGATTTCCTTGTTCTTGCACTCGATCAGCGGCTCGTAGCCTTCCCGGTACTGATGCACCCGTTTGATGGCCATCTGTACGATGAGAAAGCGGTTGTTGATCTTTTCCAGGCAATCTTCAACTGTGATGCGCGCCATGCGGTTCTCCTTGCTTGATGGTCGGGACGCCGCCTTGGCCGGCGCGGACTGTCCCCTTGGTAAGACGTATTCACGCCCAGTCAAGAGGGAGGGTCCGACCGAAGTTGTGCGCCCGGCTCATAGCATCCAACGCGAAACCGAAGTTTATATTCCAGAACCGGCAACCGCGTCAAGGGCGATATGCGTCTCCGGGCTCCCCAGATAGCGCACGGCCAGGATGGTGATGTCGTCGGACTGGGGCGCGGCCCCGGCAAAGGCGCGTACCGCCGCGAACAGGGCGTCCACCACGTATTTCGGTCCGCGGTGGCGCTCGAACCGGCAGGCATGAAGCAGCCGCTCCTCCCCGAAAAGCGCATCCGACACATCCATGGCCTCGGTCACGCCGTCGGTATAGAGCACCAGCGAATCCCCGGCGGTCAGGGTCAGCGTGCCGGTGCGGTAGGGATAGCCCGGCATGGCCCCGAGCACCAGCCCCCCGCCCCGGGGCAGGAATCCCACCCGGTCCGCCAGTCCCCTGTCGCGCAGGACAAGCGGCGGGTTGTGCCCGGCATTGGCGTAGCGCACCACGCCCGTGCGCACGTCGAGCACGGCGCAAAAGGCGGTGACGAAGAGCCCCGAATCGTTGCCGGCGGCCAGCTTGTCGTTGACCTTGGCCGCCACTTCCGCCGGGTCGCGCTCGGGCCGGGCATAGGCCTTGAAAAGCGTCATGGTGACGGCCATGACCAGCGAGGCCGGCACCCCCTTGCCCGAGACATCGCCGATGACCAGGAAAATATGGTTCTCGTCCAGGGCATAATAATCGTAGAAATCGCCCCCGACTTCCTTGGCCGAATCGAGCACGGCAAAAAGTTCGAGTTCCGGGCGCTCGGGAAAAGCCGGGAAGATCCTGGGCACGATGCCCATCTGAATGTCCCGGGCCACGCGCAACTCGCCCTCGATGGCCTCCTTGATGCGGCGGGTGTCGCGGGCCTCGAGCTCGTTGCGCACGATGTAGACGAAAACCGCCATGCCGGCGGCATTGGACACGAGCATGGGGATGGTGGCGGCGCGCACCACGATCATGGCCGTGTCATAGGGCTGGCCAAGGACCAGTCCGGCCAGCATGTGGAAGCCCTCGATGGCCAGGGCCAGGACCACGGCTTGGCCGGTGGTGGGCAGTTTGCCGTGCAGGCGCAGGTGGACGAGCCCACCGACGAACCCGGCCACCACGGTGGAGAGCGTGCAGCCGTAGCAGGTGGGGCCGCCCAGGGTGAAGCGATGGGCCCCGCCGATAAGCCCCGCCCCGAGTCCGGCCATGGGGCCGGCCAGAAGCCCGGCCAGCGCCGGGCCGAGGTCGCGGATGTTGATGACCGATCCGAGCAGGGGGATGCCCGAGAGCGTGCCGTAGATGGAAAAAAGCCCGAACACGACCATGACCACGAGCAGGTCGCGCGGCTTCGGCCGGCCATCGAGCACGGCGGCGAAAAGCCTCGTCCTGGTCAACACATAGGCCAGGACCATGATGACGCTGACGCTTTGCAGCAGACTGATAAGGATGGTGACGTCGGACTCCACCGCCTCCCCCCGTCCGGCCCTTAATAGGCCAGCTTGCCAAGCGACTTGAGAATAAGGGTCGCGCCCATGGCGAACATGCCCATCAGCCCCATGCCGCAGGAAAATCCCGCCAATAGCACCGGCGCGTACTGCCGCCATTTCTTCCCGTAACGCTTGAGGAAATAATAGCGGCCGAGAAGCGCCCCCACGACTTCGAGAATGAGGCCGTGGGGCACGCTTTGCCCCAGGCCCCGCACGATGCCGTAGACGAGCAGCACCGGCAGCCCGAAGATCATGAGCAGGAGGTAGGTGACAAGGCCAAGGCCAAGCCCGGCGGTCACGTACCAGCCGTTTAACGCCTGAAAAAAGAGCGAATTGCCTTCCAGGGTCGAGGTCTGCATAAGCAAGGTGTTGAGCGCCTGGAGATGCCACAATTCCTGGGCGTAGGGGTAGCTTGCCGAGGGGATCGGCGCAAGCTGCCAGATGAACTGCGAAAAGAGCAGGCTCGCCACCATGACCACGGGAAAGACCACGATCTCGGCCTTGATGATGCCGCGAAGGCTGGTGCCGGTCAGCTCGATCTCGCGGAAATCCACCGTGGCCTTGCCGTAGTTGTGGATGGGGATGGGCGCGTACCAGATCTCGATGCCGTGGTAGCCGAAAAAGCGGGCACCGGCGATGAAACTGGCCTCGCGCACCAGCGGCAGGCTCACGAACTGGCCGGCCACGCCCTCCATGCGGGCGGTGATGTAGGAGATGACCGGGGTGTAGATGAAACCGTAGAGCACGAAGAAAAGCCAGGGGAACTGGGGCACCAGAAACAGGCACATGCCGATGTAGGACAGGGTCGAAAAGACGTAGATGCCGATGGACACCCAGAAGTTGATGTCGCCGCGCGCTTTGTTGGTGGAGAAAAGCGCCTTGTAGGCCGCGCCGCCGACGCCGCCCTTGCGCAACGACTTGGCCACCTGCCACACGCCGATGACGCCGATGGCCAGGCCAAGCCCGATGCCGAACGACATGTAAAAGTCGAAATTGTTGGCGAAAACCGTTTCCACCGTGCCCATGCCCTCTCGCCAGCGATGCAGGATGCCATGGTGGTAGAGGATGGGGTTGCCCACGAAGGTAATGAGCAGCCCGACCAGTCCGCCGATGACCGCCCAAAACGGCAGCACCATGCCGGTAAAAACCAGCCCCAGGTCGAACTGTATGCCCGTGGCCACGGCCGGCAGCCACTGCTCGGTGTTGCGGGTGAAATCGGCCCAGGGAATGGGGATCAGGCGCACGGGTTCGGTGAATATGAGCCCCGAGGCGACCGGGAACAGCACATAGACCGCGCCGAAGGCCAGGCCGATCATGCCGCCTATGGAAAAGACCCGCCATTTCCAGCCCGTCTTGCGGTCCTCGGTGGATTCGGCCAGGGCCATGGTGCCGAGCGCGCCGACCGGGGCCATGGGAAACGGCAGTTTTTCGACGTCGGAGGTGATGCGGTAGAGCGCATAGCCCAGGCCGAAGTGGTCGATGCGCTGGATGATTTGCGAGCCGACCAGGAGCAAGATGGGCACCAGCCAGTCGCGGTGGAAAAAGGTGCGGGCGGCCAGCGACGGCGAATCCGGGGACGGGGCCACCCAGGCCGGGATAAGGTCGGTCAGGCCCAGCATCTTGGCCGCGTCGGATTGGACCAGATACTGGCTCCAGAGCAGGCCGTGGA
Proteins encoded in this window:
- the hisH gene encoding imidazole glycerol phosphate synthase subunit HisH, whose translation is MLAILDYKAGNQTSVRRALDHLGIPCRITADPSVIADAAGIIFPGVGAAGQAMHELTSTGLDKLLAEQVAAGKPLLGICVGCQILLDYSPENDTKALGIVPGACAMFSPSLTDENGLPIRIPHMGWNKVALSRPCELFDGIDRESEFYFVHSYYPVPEAGYVIGVTEYGLPFCSVHGRKGLWAVQFHPEKSGRPGLHLLRNFAAYCQEA
- the hisF gene encoding imidazole glycerol phosphate synthase subunit HisF; protein product: MLSKRVIPCLDVRDGKLTKGIKFKGNVDIGDPVETARLYYEAGADELVFYDITASSEGRGIMLDVVNKVASQIFIPFSVGGGISTVEDMRAVLLAGAEKISVNSAAVKNPDIISQGAAAFGSQCVVVGMDVKQVPVSEKIPSGYEIVIHGGRKPMGLDAIAWAKKVEALGAGEICCNSIDADGAKTGYELNLTRLIAEAVTIPVIASGGAGNPDHMADAVTKGKATAALIASIVHYGEYTIKECKDRMAARGVKVRQVW
- the moaC gene encoding cyclic pyranopterin monophosphate synthase MoaC, whose product is MSEGFTHIDAEGRTRMVDVGAKSKTRRLAIAGGEVRLSPETMHLLSEAALPKGDALATAKIAGILAAKRTADLIPLCHPLPLAFADVRFTVDAAACIVRIEAEASTTAETGVEMEALTAASVAALTIYDMCKAVQKDIVLGEIKLLFKSGGKSGTYVSPDWPAGRPYPVD
- a CDS encoding tetratricopeptide repeat protein gives rise to the protein MGRFLSRFLPLALVGALLLGGTALAGPTEDYRDGVTAARAGHMDEAIVAFSHIIDAGGSSQSVDTQNLASVYNLRGMCHEAKNETDQALADYSKAIEIDPKMAEAYGNRAMLYARLGDKDKAKADATAAKRIDYKVKVPKFD
- the dnaJ gene encoding molecular chaperone DnaJ, with product MPRDYYEVLGVERDADDESIKKAYRQMAFKFHPDRNPDDPEAESKFKEAAEAYEVLRNAETRARYDRFGQEGLGGNGFGGFGSTDDVFSAFSDIFGEFFGFGGGRSARGPRPQAGNDLRYDLTVTFRDAAKGSEVTLKIPKNVECQTCSGTGAEPGTSAETCKQCGGTGQVVQSQGFFRIAVTCPICRGEGKVITSPCRQCKGKGYTREVRELKVRVPAGVDDGSRLRLRGEGELGMHGGPPGDLYVILHVEPDKIFEREGQNLVLRTEISFVQAALGHKIEVPTLDGNETMDIPKGTQSGEVFSMRGLGLPVPGTSRKGDLLVEVTVVTPKSLTKKQEELLREFEKLDEQKPMKKVKDFFKKAKEAMGN
- the rpoZ gene encoding DNA-directed RNA polymerase subunit omega, whose translation is MARITVEDCLEKINNRFLIVQMAIKRVHQYREGYEPLIECKNKEIVTALREIAAGEVLPAEPIHEAGVTLPETE
- a CDS encoding SpoIIE family protein phosphatase; amino-acid sequence: MESDVTILISLLQSVSVIMVLAYVLTRTRLFAAVLDGRPKPRDLLVVMVVFGLFSIYGTLSGIPLLGSVINIRDLGPALAGLLAGPMAGLGAGLIGGAHRFTLGGPTCYGCTLSTVVAGFVGGLVHLRLHGKLPTTGQAVVLALAIEGFHMLAGLVLGQPYDTAMIVVRAATIPMLVSNAAGMAVFVYIVRNELEARDTRRIKEAIEGELRVARDIQMGIVPRIFPAFPERPELELFAVLDSAKEVGGDFYDYYALDENHIFLVIGDVSGKGVPASLVMAVTMTLFKAYARPERDPAEVAAKVNDKLAAGNDSGLFVTAFCAVLDVRTGVVRYANAGHNPPLVLRDRGLADRVGFLPRGGGLVLGAMPGYPYRTGTLTLTAGDSLVLYTDGVTEAMDVSDALFGEERLLHACRFERHRGPKYVVDALFAAVRAFAGAAPQSDDITILAVRYLGSPETHIALDAVAGSGI
- a CDS encoding OPT/YSL family transporter, with product MYDDKELAEYRDLLPTPKHFEEGFDWKTIVGAVFIGFLMMPGSMYLQLVIGTGIGPAARWVTIILFAEIAKRAYTELKQQEIFLLYYMAGAAMASPFHGLLWSQYLVQSDAAKMLGLTDLIPAWVAPSPDSPSLAARTFFHRDWLVPILLLVGSQIIQRIDHFGLGYALYRITSDVEKLPFPMAPVGALGTMALAESTEDRKTGWKWRVFSIGGMIGLAFGAVYVLFPVASGLIFTEPVRLIPIPWADFTRNTEQWLPAVATGIQFDLGLVFTGMVLPFWAVIGGLVGLLITFVGNPILYHHGILHRWREGMGTVETVFANNFDFYMSFGIGLGLAIGVIGVWQVAKSLRKGGVGGAAYKALFSTNKARGDINFWVSIGIYVFSTLSYIGMCLFLVPQFPWLFFVLYGFIYTPVISYITARMEGVAGQFVSLPLVREASFIAGARFFGYHGIEIWYAPIPIHNYGKATVDFREIELTGTSLRGIIKAEIVVFPVVMVASLLFSQFIWQLAPIPSASYPYAQELWHLQALNTLLMQTSTLEGNSLFFQALNGWYVTAGLGLGLVTYLLLMIFGLPVLLVYGIVRGLGQSVPHGLILEVVGALLGRYYFLKRYGKKWRQYAPVLLAGFSCGMGLMGMFAMGATLILKSLGKLAY